One genomic window of Candidatus Pseudobacter hemicellulosilyticus includes the following:
- a CDS encoding YebC/PmpR family DNA-binding transcriptional regulator, with protein sequence MGRIFEVRKSTMFARWDRMAKQFSRIGKEIAIAVKAGGPDPATNPALRRCMANAKSVNMPKDRVEAAIKRASGKEMENYEEILYEGYAPHGVAVLVETATDNHVRTVANVKSHFNKGNGSLGNSGSVSFQFKKLGVFKLKPEGLSQEDLELELIDNGLEEMGEGTGENGENVLVIRVGFTDFGNMQKALEEKGITPISAEVEWIPGTTVELGEEQAQEVLKLVDKLEQDDDVQKVFHNLA encoded by the coding sequence ATGGGTAGGATATTTGAAGTTCGTAAGTCCACGATGTTTGCCCGGTGGGACCGGATGGCCAAACAGTTCAGCCGGATCGGAAAGGAGATCGCCATTGCCGTAAAAGCCGGCGGCCCTGATCCCGCCACCAACCCGGCATTGCGCCGCTGCATGGCCAACGCCAAGAGCGTGAACATGCCTAAAGACCGTGTAGAAGCCGCCATCAAACGCGCTTCCGGCAAAGAGATGGAGAATTATGAGGAGATCCTGTACGAAGGATATGCGCCCCATGGCGTAGCCGTACTGGTGGAAACAGCCACCGACAACCACGTTCGTACCGTGGCCAACGTAAAATCACATTTCAACAAGGGCAATGGCTCCCTCGGTAACAGCGGCAGCGTAAGCTTCCAGTTCAAGAAATTGGGTGTATTCAAACTGAAACCCGAAGGACTGAGCCAGGAAGACCTGGAGCTGGAACTGATTGACAATGGCCTGGAAGAAATGGGTGAAGGCACCGGTGAGAACGGCGAGAACGTTCTGGTGATCCGCGTAGGTTTCACTGATTTCGGCAATATGCAGAAAGCCCTGGAAGAAAAAGGTATTACACCTATCAGCGCTGAAGTGGAATGGATCCCCGGCACCACGGTTGAGCTGGGCGAAGAGCAGGCACAGGAAGTACTGAAACTGGTAGACAAGCTGGAACAGGACGACGACGTTCAGAAAGTGTTCCATAACCTGGCCTAA
- a CDS encoding amino acid permease, with amino-acid sequence MSLFRKKSLTALLAQAAESEKGLKRTLGAGNLVALGIGAIIGAGLFVRTAAAAGGHAGPAVTISFIIAAIGCAFAGLCYAEFASMIPIAGSAYTYAYATMGELVAWIIGWALVLEYALGAATVSIAWSEYLNNLMGGAIPYEWCHSPLESAVDASGVLHTGIFNAPALLILLLLSLLLIKGTQESAIVNAVIVFVKVAIVLVFIAIGWQYIKPENHVPFFIPADQPPAILPDGSEYSYAPTYNHGFLGVLRGAAIVFFAFIGFDAVSTAAQEAKNPKRDMPIGILGSLVVCTILYILFSYVLTGVAPFTDFQKSGREASVAYAIKTYMANHEWLATLVTVAILAGFSSVILVMLMGQSRVFYSMSNDGLLPKVFADLHPKFRTPYKSNIILFLFVGAFAGFVPGHMAGDLTSIGTLFAFILVSAGVWIMRKSDPNAQRPFRTPLVPFVSTMGILVCTAMIISLDANTQLTAVAWMIIGLVIYFAYSKKNSKLGRS; translated from the coding sequence ATGAGTTTGTTCCGTAAAAAGTCCCTGACAGCGTTGCTGGCACAGGCCGCCGAATCCGAGAAAGGATTGAAGCGGACACTGGGCGCTGGTAACCTTGTAGCGCTGGGAATCGGCGCCATCATCGGCGCCGGTTTGTTTGTGCGCACTGCCGCTGCTGCTGGCGGCCACGCTGGTCCGGCTGTAACCATCTCCTTCATCATCGCCGCTATTGGTTGTGCTTTTGCCGGCCTTTGTTATGCGGAATTTGCCTCCATGATCCCCATCGCGGGAAGCGCCTACACCTACGCCTATGCTACCATGGGCGAGCTGGTTGCCTGGATCATTGGCTGGGCCCTGGTACTGGAATATGCCCTCGGCGCCGCCACAGTATCTATTGCCTGGAGTGAATACTTAAACAACTTGATGGGGGGGGCTATACCATATGAATGGTGCCACTCTCCGTTGGAGTCCGCAGTGGACGCCAGCGGAGTACTGCATACCGGTATCTTCAATGCACCGGCCCTGCTGATCCTCCTGCTCCTCTCCCTGCTGCTGATAAAAGGTACGCAAGAGTCCGCCATTGTAAATGCCGTCATCGTATTTGTGAAAGTGGCTATTGTATTAGTCTTTATTGCTATCGGCTGGCAGTATATCAAACCGGAGAACCACGTTCCCTTCTTCATCCCTGCAGATCAGCCGCCGGCCATATTGCCGGATGGCTCTGAATATTCCTATGCGCCCACCTATAACCACGGATTCCTGGGGGTGTTGCGTGGGGCTGCCATCGTATTCTTTGCCTTCATTGGTTTTGATGCGGTGTCTACAGCAGCACAGGAAGCCAAAAATCCCAAGCGTGATATGCCGATCGGTATCCTGGGTTCGCTGGTGGTTTGTACCATCCTGTACATCCTGTTCTCTTATGTGCTCACCGGCGTAGCGCCTTTCACTGATTTCCAGAAATCCGGTCGTGAGGCTTCCGTAGCCTATGCTATCAAAACCTATATGGCCAACCACGAATGGCTGGCCACCCTGGTGACAGTAGCTATCCTGGCTGGTTTCTCCTCCGTGATCCTGGTGATGCTGATGGGCCAGAGCCGCGTGTTCTACTCTATGTCGAACGACGGCCTGCTGCCTAAGGTCTTCGCCGACCTGCACCCCAAATTCCGCACGCCCTACAAATCCAACATCATCCTGTTCCTGTTTGTAGGTGCTTTTGCCGGTTTTGTTCCGGGTCATATGGCGGGCGATCTGACCAGTATTGGTACCCTGTTTGCCTTTATACTGGTGAGCGCCGGTGTATGGATCATGCGCAAATCTGATCCCAACGCCCAGCGTCCGTTCAGAACACCCCTGGTGCCTTTTGTGTCCACCATGGGCATCCTGGTATGTACCGCTATGATCATCTCACTGGATGCCAATACCCAGTTGACCGCAGTAGCCTGGATGATCATTGGCCTGGTGATCTACTTTGCCTACAGCAAGAAAAATAGTAAACTCGGCAGGTCTTAG
- a CDS encoding dicarboxylate/amino acid:cation symporter, which yields MKKNRLTLYILVAMVLGILAGYLVHTNGSPEFIKGFSKNINLLGKIFIRLVQMIIAPLVFATLVVGIAKLGDLKAVGRVGGKAIGWFITASLISLLLGLVLVNVFKPGHYIDLSQADTEGVKDLMSKTTEFSLEKFVEHIIPRSVIEAMATNEILQLVVFSVFFGVALTTLGDYGKPLIKALDVVSHVILKMVGYVMNFAPLGVFGALTAVVATKGLGIFKFYLVYFAFFLLGIALLWIILISAGYLILGGRTKNLLRRIGNPLLIAFSTTSSEAVFPKLTEELERFGCKNKIVSFVLPLGYSFNLDGSMMYMTFASLAIAQAYNVPLPLDQQLSMLLVLMVTSKGIAGVPRASLVIVLATCAMFNIPPEGVALILPIDHFCDMFRSMTNVVGNALATSAVSKWEGELGPEMEQPIDQLAT from the coding sequence ATGAAAAAGAACAGGCTCACCTTATATATTCTGGTCGCTATGGTGCTGGGCATCCTGGCTGGGTACCTGGTCCATACCAATGGATCCCCTGAATTCATTAAAGGCTTCTCGAAGAATATCAACCTCTTAGGGAAGATATTCATCCGGCTGGTACAAATGATCATTGCGCCGCTGGTATTTGCTACCCTGGTGGTGGGCATTGCTAAGCTGGGTGATCTCAAGGCCGTGGGCCGTGTAGGGGGGAAAGCCATCGGGTGGTTTATCACCGCGTCGCTTATTTCCCTGCTGCTGGGCCTGGTGCTGGTCAATGTTTTTAAGCCCGGTCATTATATAGACCTCTCCCAGGCTGATACCGAAGGGGTAAAGGACCTGATGAGCAAGACCACCGAGTTCTCCCTGGAGAAATTTGTGGAGCATATTATCCCGCGCAGCGTGATTGAGGCTATGGCCACCAATGAGATATTACAGCTGGTGGTGTTCAGTGTTTTCTTCGGCGTTGCACTTACCACACTCGGTGATTATGGCAAACCGCTGATCAAAGCACTGGACGTGGTATCCCATGTGATCCTGAAAATGGTGGGTTATGTGATGAACTTTGCCCCCCTGGGGGTATTTGGTGCGCTGACCGCGGTAGTGGCTACCAAGGGGCTGGGCATCTTTAAATTCTACCTGGTCTATTTCGCTTTCTTCCTGCTGGGGATCGCGCTGTTATGGATAATACTGATCAGTGCCGGCTACCTGATCCTGGGCGGCCGTACCAAAAACCTGCTGCGCCGCATCGGTAACCCCCTGCTGATCGCTTTCAGCACTACCAGCAGCGAGGCTGTATTCCCAAAACTGACTGAAGAACTGGAAAGGTTTGGCTGTAAGAACAAGATCGTTTCTTTTGTATTGCCCCTTGGTTATTCTTTTAACCTGGATGGCAGTATGATGTATATGACCTTCGCCAGCCTGGCCATTGCACAGGCCTATAATGTACCACTGCCCCTGGATCAACAGCTCAGCATGCTGCTGGTGCTGATGGTCACCAGCAAGGGCATCGCAGGCGTACCGCGCGCTTCCCTGGTGATTGTGCTGGCCACCTGCGCCATGTTCAATATTCCCCCCGAAGGCGTGGCCCTTATCTTACCTATTGATCATTTCTGTGATATGTTCCGCAGCATGACCAATGTGGTGGGCAATGCCCTGGCTACTTCCGCCGTCAGCAAATGGGAGGGCGAACTGGGACCCGAAATGGAACAGCCTATTGACCAATTGGCTACATAG
- a CDS encoding VTT domain-containing protein: MDLILLDFQWTQLLQPQFYIENGGVWLLLFVIFAETGLFAGFFLPGDSLLFVAGIYAHKMDAVNPGITYQFLKLFGLGGIQNEWLDLLVLWALIATAGILGNMVGYWTGRKIGPSMYTWKDNLLFKRRFLHQAHEFYDKRGGLAIIVARFLPLIRTFAPIIAGIVEMDRKKFTYYNVVGSVAWVGSMLLGGHFLQKWIYDGFGFDLKEHLEIIVLVIVLITTAPVLIKLLSGRKKNPDSVPPQTPEEPS, translated from the coding sequence ATGGACCTGATCTTGTTAGATTTTCAGTGGACTCAGTTATTGCAGCCTCAATTCTATATCGAAAATGGAGGCGTCTGGTTATTACTCTTCGTGATCTTTGCAGAAACAGGCCTGTTTGCAGGCTTCTTCCTGCCTGGCGACTCCCTGCTTTTTGTTGCTGGTATCTATGCCCACAAAATGGATGCTGTGAATCCCGGCATCACCTACCAGTTCCTGAAACTGTTTGGGCTGGGCGGCATTCAGAATGAATGGCTGGACCTGCTGGTATTATGGGCCCTGATAGCCACAGCCGGTATCCTCGGTAATATGGTGGGGTACTGGACCGGCCGGAAGATCGGCCCGTCCATGTATACCTGGAAAGATAACCTGCTCTTCAAAAGGAGGTTCCTGCACCAGGCCCATGAATTTTACGACAAACGCGGCGGCCTCGCCATCATTGTAGCCCGTTTCCTTCCCCTGATCCGGACCTTTGCACCTATTATTGCCGGTATCGTGGAAATGGACAGGAAGAAATTCACCTATTATAATGTAGTGGGTTCCGTTGCCTGGGTAGGCAGTATGCTCCTTGGCGGCCACTTCCTCCAGAAATGGATCTATGATGGATTTGGTTTTGACCTGAAAGAACACCTGGAGATCATTGTACTGGTCATTGTACTGATCACCACCGCCCCCGTACTCATCAAGCTGCTGTCCGGAAGAAAGAAAAATCCCGACAGTGTGCCGCCGCAGACACCGGAAGAACCGTCCTGA
- a CDS encoding MFS transporter, translating to MEKKPATLFNVAVIVAALGYFVDIYDLLLFSIIRVPSLTSLGLTPEQITTDGESIISWQMVGLMLGGIFWGVMGDKRGRLSVLFGSIILYSLANIANGFVQTVEQYAAIRFVAGLGLAGELGAGITLVSELTPKEKRGVATSLVAGIGLTGAVVAFVMKQYFDWRVCYFIGGGLGLLLLILRISVFESGMFHHVKQLPVQRGNLFMLFNNWDRFKRYILCILIGLPTWFVIGVLVTFATEFGAKMGITEKIDSGKAIMFAYAAISIGDIAVGLVSQWLRSRKKALFIFYGITMVFMVLFFTVLWNGTANSLYWICAGLGFGTGFWAIFVTMAAEQFGTNLRATTATTVPNMVRGLLGLFILPLFKYLRGIEGVGYVQGGLYTAVILMAITITAAALTRETFHKDLNYVEQ from the coding sequence ATGGAGAAAAAGCCTGCCACGCTCTTCAACGTTGCCGTCATCGTTGCTGCGCTCGGTTATTTCGTAGATATCTACGACCTGCTGCTGTTCAGTATTATCCGTGTTCCCAGTCTCACCTCCTTAGGGCTTACGCCCGAACAGATCACCACTGATGGCGAAAGCATCATCAGCTGGCAGATGGTAGGGCTTATGCTGGGTGGTATCTTCTGGGGCGTCATGGGGGATAAGCGGGGGCGACTGAGCGTTCTCTTTGGCTCTATTATTTTGTATTCACTGGCCAATATCGCCAATGGCTTTGTGCAGACGGTGGAGCAGTATGCCGCCATCCGCTTTGTGGCCGGCCTGGGCCTGGCAGGGGAACTGGGCGCCGGTATTACGCTGGTGTCCGAGCTGACCCCTAAAGAGAAAAGAGGCGTGGCCACTTCCCTGGTGGCAGGTATCGGTCTGACCGGCGCCGTGGTAGCTTTTGTAATGAAGCAGTACTTCGACTGGCGGGTCTGTTATTTTATTGGCGGCGGTCTTGGCCTCCTGCTGCTGATCCTCCGGATCTCCGTATTTGAATCCGGCATGTTCCACCATGTTAAACAGCTGCCCGTACAACGTGGCAACCTGTTCATGCTGTTCAATAACTGGGATCGCTTTAAAAGATATATCCTCTGTATCCTCATCGGCCTGCCCACCTGGTTTGTGATCGGCGTGCTGGTCACTTTTGCCACGGAGTTCGGCGCCAAAATGGGGATCACGGAAAAAATAGATTCGGGCAAGGCCATCATGTTTGCCTATGCGGCTATCTCCATAGGCGATATTGCCGTAGGGCTGGTGAGCCAGTGGCTGCGCAGCCGTAAAAAAGCCCTGTTCATTTTTTACGGCATCACCATGGTGTTCATGGTCCTGTTCTTCACGGTCCTCTGGAACGGCACGGCCAACAGTCTGTACTGGATCTGTGCCGGGTTGGGATTTGGTACCGGCTTCTGGGCTATCTTTGTGACCATGGCCGCCGAACAGTTCGGCACCAACCTGCGCGCCACCACGGCCACTACGGTGCCCAATATGGTGCGGGGCCTGCTGGGACTGTTCATCCTGCCGCTGTTCAAGTACCTGCGGGGAATTGAAGGAGTAGGGTATGTGCAGGGTGGCCTGTATACCGCGGTGATCCTGATGGCTATTACCATCACGGCCGCCGCGCTGACCAGGGAAACCTTTCATAAGGACCTGAATTACGTAGAGCAATAA
- a CDS encoding glycosyltransferase family 9 protein encodes MKFLIIRFSSIGDIVLTTPVVRCLKKQIVTAEVHFLTKQNFRSIVAHNPYIDRIHYLQDNLEQLARTLVEEDYDYVIDLHHNLRTLKVKRALGKQSFSFSKLNIQKWLLTALKVNRMPDVHIVDRYLDTLKVFGVRNDGGGLDYFIPEKDKVKDSDIPAAHQAGYIGLVIGAALNTKRYPLSKLQALCQALEHPVILLGGKEDAEAGAAIAAIDPVKIYNACGKFNLNESADLVRRSRLIISNDTGLMHIAAAFQKPIISLWGNTVPEFGMYPYYKPLSGSQHGRNTDAPFDILEVQGLSCRPCSKIGYKKCPKGHFKCMENISTDMVLEHVYARLGRIH; translated from the coding sequence ATGAAATTCCTGATCATCCGTTTTTCTTCCATCGGCGATATTGTGTTAACGACACCCGTGGTCCGGTGCCTGAAAAAACAGATCGTGACGGCCGAAGTCCATTTCCTCACCAAGCAGAACTTCCGCTCCATTGTAGCACACAATCCCTATATTGATCGCATCCATTACCTGCAGGACAACCTGGAGCAACTGGCCCGGACCCTGGTGGAGGAGGACTATGATTATGTAATTGACCTGCATCATAATCTCCGTACGCTGAAGGTCAAGCGTGCCCTCGGCAAGCAAAGTTTTAGTTTCAGCAAGCTCAATATCCAGAAATGGCTGCTCACCGCTTTAAAGGTGAACCGGATGCCTGATGTGCATATTGTAGACCGCTACCTGGATACGCTGAAAGTTTTCGGCGTGCGCAATGATGGCGGCGGGCTGGATTATTTCATCCCGGAAAAGGACAAGGTAAAGGACAGTGATATTCCTGCTGCTCACCAGGCAGGGTATATCGGGTTGGTGATCGGCGCTGCGCTGAATACCAAAAGGTATCCGCTGTCTAAGCTGCAGGCCTTGTGCCAGGCGCTGGAGCATCCGGTGATCCTGCTGGGCGGGAAGGAGGATGCGGAAGCCGGGGCGGCTATTGCAGCCATTGACCCGGTCAAGATCTACAATGCCTGCGGCAAGTTTAACCTGAATGAATCGGCCGACCTGGTACGGCGGTCGCGGCTGATCATCTCCAATGATACAGGCCTGATGCATATTGCTGCTGCCTTTCAGAAGCCCATTATCTCGCTCTGGGGAAATACGGTGCCTGAGTTTGGCATGTATCCTTATTACAAGCCGCTATCCGGCAGCCAGCATGGACGGAATACCGATGCGCCTTTTGATATACTGGAAGTGCAGGGGCTCAGCTGCCGGCCCTGCAGCAAGATCGGGTATAAGAAATGTCCCAAAGGGCATTTTAAGTGCATGGAAAATATCAGCACCGATATGGTGCTGGAGCATGTCTATGCGCGGTTGGGCCGCATCCATTAA